Proteins encoded within one genomic window of Lynx canadensis isolate LIC74 chromosome B4, mLynCan4.pri.v2, whole genome shotgun sequence:
- the KCNA1 gene encoding potassium voltage-gated channel subfamily A member 1 — MTVMSGENVDEASAAPGHPQEGSYPRPAEHDDHECCERVVINISGLRFETQLKTLAQFPNTLLGNPKKRMRYFDPLRNEYFFDRNRPSFDAILYYYQSGGRLRRPVNVPLDMFSEEIKFYELGEEAMEKFREDEGFIKEEERPLPEKEYQRQVWLLFEYPESSGPARVIAIVSVMVILISIVIFCLETLPELKDDKDFTGTVHRIDNTTVIYNSNIFTDPFFIVETLCIIWFSFELVVRFFACPSKTDFFKNIMNFIDIVAIIPYFITLGTEIAEQEGNQKGEQATSLAILRVIRLVRVFRIFKLSRHSKGLQILGQTLKASMRELGLLIFFLFIGVILFSSAVYFAEAEEAESHFSSIPDAFWWAVVSMTTVGYGDMYPVTIGGKIVGSLCAIAGVLTIALPVPVIVSNFNYFYHRETEGEEQAQLLHVSSPNLASDSDLSRRSSSTISKSEYMEIEEDMNNSIAHYRQANIRTGNCTTANQNCVNKSKLLTDV; from the coding sequence ATGACGGTGATGTCCGGAGAGAACGTGGACGAGGCTTCGGCCGCCCCGGGCCACCCCCAGGAAGGCAGCTACCCCCGGCCGGCGGAGCACGATGACCACGAGTGCTGTGAGCGCGTGGTGATCAACATCTCCGGGCTGCGCTTCGAAACGCAGCTCAAGACCCTGGCGCAGTTCCCTAACACACTGCTGGGCAATCCTAAGAAACGCATGCGCTACTTCGACCCCCTGAGGAACGAGTACTTCTTCGACCGCAACCGGCCGAGCTTCGACGCCATCCTCTACTACTACCAGTCGGGAGGCCGCCTGCGGAGGCCGGTCAACGTGCCCCTGGACATGTTCTCCGAGGAGATCAAATTTTACGAGCTGGGCGAGGAGGCCATGGAGAAGTTCCGGGAGGACGAGGGCTTCATCAAGGAGGAGGAGCGCCCCCTGCCCGAGAAGGAATACCAGCGCCAGGTGTGGCTGCTCTTCGAGTACCCTGAGAGCTCGGGGCCCGCCCGGGTCATCGCCATCGTCTCCGTCATGGTCATTCTCATCTCCATCGTCATCTTTTGCCTGGAGACTCTACCTGAGCTGAAGGATGACAAGGACTTCACAGGCACCGTGCACCGCATCGACAACACTACGGTGATCTACAATTCCAACATCTTCACGGACCCCTTCTTCATCGTGGAAACCCTATGCATCATCTGGTTCTCCTTTGAGCTGGTGGTGCGCTTCTTCGCCTGCCCCAGCAAGACAGACTTCTTCAAAAACATCATGAACTTCATCGACATTGTGGCCATCATCCCTTATTTCATCACCCTAGGCACCGAGATAGCCGAGCAGGAGGGAAACCAGAAGGGCGAGCAGGCCACTTCGCTGGCCATCCTCAGGGTCATCCGGTTGGTAAGGGTTTTTAGAATCTTCAAACTCTCCCGCCACTCTAAGGGCCTCCAGATTCTGGGCCAGACCCTCAAAGCTAGTATGAGAGAGCTAGGGCTGCTcatctttttcctcttcattGGGGTCATACTGTTTTCTAGTGCAGTGTATTTTGCCGAGGCGGAAGAAGCTGAGTCGCACTTCTCCAGTATCCCCGATGCTTTCTGGTGGGCGGTGGTGTCCATGACCACTGTAGGATACGGTGACATGTACCCTGTGACAATTGGAGGCAAGATCGTGGGCTCCTTGTGTGCCATCGCTGGTGTGCTGACAATTGCCCTGCCCGTACCTGTCATTGTGTCCAATTTCAACTATTTCTACCACCGAGAAACTGAGGGGGAAGAGCAGGCTCAGTTGCTCCACGTTAGCTCCCCTAATTTAGCCTCTGACAGTGACCTCAGTCGGCGCAGTTCCTCTACTATCAGCAAATCTGAGTACATGGAGATCGAAGAGGATATGAATAATAGCATAGCCCATTACAGACAGGCCAATATCAGAACTGGCAATTGCACCACAGCTAACCAAAACTGCGTTAATAAGAGCAAGCTACTCACCGATGTTTAA